The genomic stretch TTTCTTAGCGATATTTCGCCACCAATATAACTCTCGATGCCATCCTCGGTTTTGAGTAACACGGCACCTTGTTCATCGATGCCTTGAACAACACCTTCAATTTCTCTAGGTCCAATAATCAACCTTACATTGCGACCTAAGAAATTATCTAAGCGATTCCAACGTTCTACGAAGTTAGACATCCCTTTCAATTCATAATCCACAAGAGACTTGTCCCAAGCATTAATCAGAGCCTGTGCTAATTGGTTACGATCTGGCACCTTCCCGTCACACACTTCTTTAAGAGAAGTCCACGGTTGACCAATACCTGATGTTGTTGGGTCCATCGATAGGTTCAGCCCTAAACCAATAACAATATGAGCTGCGCCACCCGACTGCCCAGAGAGCTCGACCAAGATACCCGCGAGCTTCTTGTCATTGTGGTATAGGTCATTCGGCCACTTAAGCTTGATGCCTTCAACGCCCATCTCTTCCAAAGCCTCTACAACGGCTACGCCAACCACAAGGCTTAAGCCCATCGCAGCAGCCATACCGGCATCTAGCCTCCAGTACATTGAAAGGTACAGGTTTGCACCAAATGGCGATACCCACTCTCTTCCACGACGCCCGCGGCCAGCAGCTTGATACTCAGCAATACAAACCGAACCAGACTCAAGAGTGTTCGTACGCTCTAACAAGTGCTGGTTTGTAGAACCAATGATTGGGATCAGCTCAAGTGAAGCGTCAGGACTTGGAACTGACAATTTCTCTTGGTCAAGCATGTCCAACTGGTTAGCTAACTTGTAGCCCTTGCCTTGCACTCGATAGATATCCAATCCCCACTCTTGAATCCCTTTAATGTGCTTACTGATAGCCGCTCTTGATACGCCTATCATCTCGCCGAGGTCTTCTCCGGAATGAAACTCGCCATCGGAAAGGCATTTTAGTAGTGCTAGCTTGGTACTGTGCTCCCTCATACTAATACCTCCAAAGCTCTATCTAAGTTTGTCTCGCTTTCTCTACCCATAAAGCGGACTTCGTGTTCCAACTGAATATCGAACTTGTTCAGGACAGATTTGCGAACTCGGTCAGCAAGCTTAAGGATGTCGATAGCAGAAGCTTGATCATAATTAATGATAACCAGCGCTTGGTTTGGGTGAACTTGAGCGCCGCCTTCAGTAACACCTTTAAATTGGCATTGATCAATGAGCCACCCTGCAGCGACTTTGATCATATCGTTACTCTCGTAACCAACGATGTTTGGGTACAGCTCTGACAAGCGATCAAAATGATCTTTGGTGATCACGGGGTTTTTGAAAAAGCTTCCAGCATTGCCCTGTTTCGAAGGGTCTGGCAGTTTGCTCGAACGAATAGCACATACTTCATCGAATATCATGCTAGGGGAAAGTGTTTCTTCTGGCAGGCTTTTAAGCGGACCGTAATGGTTACATGGCTTCCACTCTTTCGGCAGTGTTAAACCGATCGCGACAACAATCGCTTTGCCATAAAGAGCGTGTTTAAAAATGGAATCTCGGTAACCAAAGAGGCATTCTTCTTTGGTTAATCGCTTAACTGTATAAGTATCCAGACAAAGAATATCGACGTATTCGCAGACGTCTTGCAGCTCAACGCCGTACGCACCAATATTCTGAATAGGTGCAGAACCTGAGCACCCCGGTATCATTGCAAGGTTTTCTAAACCGCCAAGCCCTTTATCAACACTCCACTTAACCAAACTAGGCCAATCCTCACCACCATTAACATGTAGATGGTGATGACTCTCTGTCTCGGTTAGAGTAATCCCGGCTAACTGGTTCACAATAATTAAGCCTGCAAAATGCTCAGTAAAAAGCATATTACTGCCCTTACCCAGTATTAACTTAGGCAAAGTTGACCATTTAGGGTCTTGATAAACCGTAATCAGTTCTTCGATAGTCGTGACTTCAACCAACGCATCACATGTCTGGTCGATGGAAAAAGTATGAACGTTTTTTAAACTAGCATTGAGATGGAATTGCATGACGATATTCAATTAACTTACACTGCAGCCATTCTACAGCAGATAAACCAGTGGCGCAGTGACTGAATGAACAATGTCATCATTACCCAATTAGACCCCGTTAAAGTTCCCCTAGTAAAACGTTTCTACAAGGAACATTATCCAACAGGGAAAGCCAACAAGAGGGAGATTATCTATTCATTACTCATGGATAACGAGCTTTGTGGTGTCGTGCGTTTTCGGACGATAGAAAGTGCTCGCTTGCTTACCGGAATGGCTATCTCAAAAGAACATCGTGGTAAGCAATTAGGCTCTCAGCTTATGGATTATTGTGCTCAGCATACGCTGACAGAAAACGACTACTGCTTCGCCTACGCGCATCTCACCAGCTTTTACGCGCGACATAACTTCGTACAGATCGAGCCAGAACAGCTACCCAATGGGTTGAGAGTTTTATACGAGCGCTATTCGAATAGCGGAAAAGATCTCATTCCTATGCATTATCAGCAAAATTGTTAGAGAATGCCTCGATTATCTAGTATTTGGGGCTATCCCTTTGGTAAAATTAAAGGTTCGCAATTTTGCATATTTTTAAGGTAAAACAGTCAATATGATTGCCAGTAGGAATCCATTCATACAGTTGCCAACCATAGCGCAGAATCCTGACAAGTTTGAAGTACTACTATCAGCGCAAGAGTTTCGAACTCGCTTACTTGATGAGATATCTCGCGCAACGACTCGTATTAGTTTAGTCGCTTTGTACCTTGAAGATGATGAGGCTGGCCGTGAGATCCTAACTGCCTTATATGAAGCAAAGCAAAAGAATCCAGAACTAGACGTGAGTGTATGTGTCGATTGGCACAGAGCGCAACGTGGATTGATTGGCGCAGAGTCCTCTGAAGGCAACGCGGCAATGTATAAAGAGTTTGCTGAAAAGTATCAGCACTCTGTTCCTGTCTATGGCATCCCTGTTCGCGGTAAAGAAGTCTTTGGCGTATTGCACCTAAAAGGCTTTATCGTCGATGACAGCGTGATATACAGCGGTGCAAGCCTTAACAATATCTACCTGAACTACCATGACCGCTATCGCTTTGATCGCTACCATGTTTTAAGCAACGCAGCACTGGCTGACTCGATGTTTACCTACGTGCACGAGCAAATGATCTCAGACAGCGCTGTTTACGACTTGGCAGATCAAAACAAGCCAGTAACCAAAGAACTGAAACCAGCGATTCGCCAGTTCCGAGCTTCACTAGCTCGATCTCAATACCAATTCGATAGTCAGGGGGTTTCACCAGAGCAAGTAGCCGTAACGCCATTAGTTGGTATTGGCAAACGACGTAACCGTCTGAATCAAGGCATCAATCAACTTGTCGCTCAAGCTAAAGATGAGATCTTTATCTGCACACCTTACTTCAACTTCCCACCTAGCCTAGCTAAAGAAGTGAAGAAAGCGCTAAAGCGTGGTGTAAAGGTCAGTATTGTTGTCGGTGATAAAACAGCGAACGATTTCTTTATCTCACCAGAAGAAGAGTTTAAAACAATTGGTGGCTTGCCATACCTTTACGAATTGAACTTACGTCGCTTTGCTAAAGCCAATGAAGCCCACATTGCTAGCCGCAATCTATCGATTCGACTTTGGCAACACGATTCTAATAGCTTCCACCTGAAGGGTATCTGGGTCGATAAGCGTTATATGCTCCTAACTGGCAATAACCTAAACCCTCGTGCATGGAAACTCGATCTAGAGAACGGTATCTTTATCCAAGATCACTACCATCACCTAACTGATAAGTTCCAAGCTGAAGTAGACAACATTCTTCAACACACTCAGCTTATCTGTACTTATAAGCAGTTAGATAAAGTAGATAGCTACCCTACGGAAGTTCAGAAGCTGATTCGTAAGATCACTCGCGTCAAAGCCGACAGGGTCCTCAAACAGATTCTATAGCGAATGGTTTCCCTAAGATTAATCAACGCCTAGCAAACGCTAGGCGTTTTTGTATCAATAATACGAGATATATTTTCTAAACCGGTACAAACTATCAAACGTAAATATCAGCTAAACGACAGAGACTCCACATCCCTTCTTTTATCGGTCTCGGGAATGACTAGATCGGAGACAAGTTCAATTGATCGAATACTCAATTTAATTACCTAAAAGCTATATACGCAATAACTGCTTTCACCCCACAACTAAGCGACTGGAGATGAACATAACTTCATCTAACACACCTAACGAGCAAAACTCCAATCAAACAACTTCAATCGACCATTTACGCTAAGTAGTCTCAATCGATATCAGAATTATCTTAATAGTTAGTCTAAGTATCACGAAACTCTTACGACGACATGTGCAGATAGGAGGCATATAAAACTTGCGAGCATTCTGATAGGAGTAGCTTTTCTAATAGGTAACCGAATAGTCGGATTTCCGCATCTTCAATAATGATCAGACCAAAGATAATCGTATATTCTTAAAGTGCAAACAAGCTTCGGAAGTTCGAGGAAGTGTTCCTCATAAGTAGTGATTTGATGTGAACTGGACCCATCCAGAACGGCACTCAGTGACCGTTTCATCCTAGTTTAGAAACGATGAAAGCCTAGTCGTAAGACTAGGCTTTCTGATAAGTGGCAAAAGCCTAGGGCTACGAGGTAAGTCCTATACGGGAGTCTTTCTACCCAAGGAAAATACCATTATTTAAACGCAAAAAACCGCGCTATTTTCTAGTAAGGCTTCTTAATAAGTGGCGTTGTTGCTGAGGTCTCTGGCAGCCTGAACTCATTGGTCGAAGACCAAATTATCTATAGCCAGAAACGACGAAAGCCTAGTCGTGAGACTAGGCTTTCTGATAATTGGCTATGCTGGTATTCCATCGGACTCGCGCACGAGTAGAACTCTTTCGCCCGAAGGAAATGTACAATGATTCAAATGTAAAAAAGCCCTGCTATTTCTAGCAGGGCTTTTCTAATAAGTGGCGGAGTGGACGGGACTCGAACCCGCGACCCCCGGCGTGACAGGCCGGTATTCTAACCAACTGAACTACCACTCCGCAGTGGACTACTTGTCGTCGCTGACAAGTCGTTCATAATTTAAAGCCTGGCGATGTCCTACTCTCACATGGGGAAGCCCCACACTACCA from Vibrio pomeroyi encodes the following:
- the birA gene encoding bifunctional biotin--[acetyl-CoA-carboxylase] ligase/biotin operon repressor BirA, translated to MREHSTKLALLKCLSDGEFHSGEDLGEMIGVSRAAISKHIKGIQEWGLDIYRVQGKGYKLANQLDMLDQEKLSVPSPDASLELIPIIGSTNQHLLERTNTLESGSVCIAEYQAAGRGRRGREWVSPFGANLYLSMYWRLDAGMAAAMGLSLVVGVAVVEALEEMGVEGIKLKWPNDLYHNDKKLAGILVELSGQSGGAAHIVIGLGLNLSMDPTTSGIGQPWTSLKEVCDGKVPDRNQLAQALINAWDKSLVDYELKGMSNFVERWNRLDNFLGRNVRLIIGPREIEGVVQGIDEQGAVLLKTEDGIESYIGGEISLRKGD
- the murB gene encoding UDP-N-acetylmuramate dehydrogenase, whose protein sequence is MQFHLNASLKNVHTFSIDQTCDALVEVTTIEELITVYQDPKWSTLPKLILGKGSNMLFTEHFAGLIIVNQLAGITLTETESHHHLHVNGGEDWPSLVKWSVDKGLGGLENLAMIPGCSGSAPIQNIGAYGVELQDVCEYVDILCLDTYTVKRLTKEECLFGYRDSIFKHALYGKAIVVAIGLTLPKEWKPCNHYGPLKSLPEETLSPSMIFDEVCAIRSSKLPDPSKQGNAGSFFKNPVITKDHFDRLSELYPNIVGYESNDMIKVAAGWLIDQCQFKGVTEGGAQVHPNQALVIINYDQASAIDILKLADRVRKSVLNKFDIQLEHEVRFMGRESETNLDRALEVLV
- the pssA gene encoding CDP-diacylglycerol--serine O-phosphatidyltransferase codes for the protein MIASRNPFIQLPTIAQNPDKFEVLLSAQEFRTRLLDEISRATTRISLVALYLEDDEAGREILTALYEAKQKNPELDVSVCVDWHRAQRGLIGAESSEGNAAMYKEFAEKYQHSVPVYGIPVRGKEVFGVLHLKGFIVDDSVIYSGASLNNIYLNYHDRYRFDRYHVLSNAALADSMFTYVHEQMISDSAVYDLADQNKPVTKELKPAIRQFRASLARSQYQFDSQGVSPEQVAVTPLVGIGKRRNRLNQGINQLVAQAKDEIFICTPYFNFPPSLAKEVKKALKRGVKVSIVVGDKTANDFFISPEEEFKTIGGLPYLYELNLRRFAKANEAHIASRNLSIRLWQHDSNSFHLKGIWVDKRYMLLTGNNLNPRAWKLDLENGIFIQDHYHHLTDKFQAEVDNILQHTQLICTYKQLDKVDSYPTEVQKLIRKITRVKADRVLKQIL
- a CDS encoding GNAT family N-acetyltransferase, which translates into the protein MNNVIITQLDPVKVPLVKRFYKEHYPTGKANKREIIYSLLMDNELCGVVRFRTIESARLLTGMAISKEHRGKQLGSQLMDYCAQHTLTENDYCFAYAHLTSFYARHNFVQIEPEQLPNGLRVLYERYSNSGKDLIPMHYQQNC